DNA sequence from the Perca fluviatilis chromosome 4, GENO_Pfluv_1.0, whole genome shotgun sequence genome:
GAAACATTTTTCACTAAACAAGAGCGACCCCCACCCCTCAAGAAAGCAAGGTCAAAGTTCACAGGAAGCTGGGGGGCTGCCATTTTTCCCTGCtactgctaacgttaacgttagatGCTAAAACGACGGGGAGGGGCGGTTGGTTTTGGATATTGTAGCTAGCTGGTATCAACTGATCGAATTCGTTAAACAAAATCCGTCATTTCTCCGACCGTTGTCGCTAACAACCATTGTTATTGGATGAATTCGGCATGGAGAAGGTAGCGGAGCCGTCTTGGACTTCTTCGTACACCTATCAGGTGAGCAAGCACAGTGCGGAGATGCTACACAACCTCAACATTCAGAGGAAAGATGGAGGAAGGTTCTGCGATGTGATCCTACGCGTCGGCGAGGAGAGCTTCCCTGCACACAAAGCTGTGTTAGCCGCGTGCAGCGAGTATTTCGAGTCGGTCTTCAGCCGCCAGACGGAGGGCGACGCCAAGGAGCTGGAGATGCACACTATCAGCCCAAAAGTTTTTAAAGACGTTTTGGACTTCGCCTACACCTCTAGGATTGTGGTGCGATTGGAGTGCTTTCCGGAGTTGATGACAGCTGCCAAGTTTCTGCTGATGCGGTCAGTTATTGAGATATGTCAGGAGGTAATCAAACAGTCAAACGTACAAATCCTCGTCCCGACCTCACGGGGAGGAGAAGCCAGCCTTTTCCAGGCCACAGGGGCCACGGAGCTGGGTTTCCCGGTGGCGCAGCAGGATCTGGTAAACGGAATGACAATGCTGGTGAACGGTCAAAGCTTTGCTAACAATGCACAAATGCATGTGGATGGCAGTGAAGCCACTGCCGTCGTGTTATTGGAGGACGGCGGCGAGTCGTCGATGCCAATGTTGGAGCCTGTCGAAGGACTGTCCGTTTCCCCATCAACGGAAATACCGGGAAACACGTTTCAGCACGACGCTGGCTCCCCGGGATCGAAAAGGAACAAGGGGAGACCAAAGAAAGCTGTCGGGGTCGTGGAGGCTGTACACTTTAATCACAGCACCCAGAAAGACAATGGGCTGTTTCCGTGCGGGACTTGCGGTAAAGCATTTACAGAGGCTTCCCGGTTGAAGAACCACGAAGCGCAACACGGAGCCCACACCGGCGGTATAAACAACGTCGGTGACAGCCTGTCAACGGCGGGCGGCATTTCTTTAATGTCTCAGCCGGGTTTAGTGGAAAACGGCGTGCAGTTACACGGAGGGCTGACACTGGATAACGGCCGCAAACGGGAGAGGACCAGGCGGCATGTCGGCTGTGACATTTGCGGCAAAGTTTTTCGCGACGTTTACCACCTGAACCGACACAAGCTCTCCCATTCAGGGGAGAAGCCGTACGCTTGTCATGTGTGCGGGCTCCGTTTCAAACGCAAGGACAGGATGTCGTACCATGTGCGATCCCATGACGGGTCAGTCGGTAAACCTTATGTGTGCCAAAGCTGTGGTAAAGGTTTTTCAAGGTGAGCTGAAGTTTATTCACACTGACCGTATATCATGTCTTGTGGAGTTGTAGAAAAACAGTGCTGCGACTGTGCCTCAATGCCTGGGGCTCTCAAATCCCCCAGGACATAGTTTCTTACTATGAGGTGCATATAGTACCTGAAGAAACAGTAACTGTAGGTATTAAGTGACTACTCACGATCACAAAACTGTAAAAGCACAGCTTTGCATCAAAGCAAAAACTGAAGGAAGCAGTTAATGTCAGTCCTGCTGTTCAGAAAGCTGTTTGTCAGCTTTTGAgatgcacaaacacagacacaagttGTAGTCAGCTACTTTATCACCGGCAGCCTGGATGCAGGTCTGAGGTCCAAAAACAAGGATTTTAGTTACGTTTTATAAGTAGTCATTATTTTAAGTAGGCACCTATTAACGGAATACATAGTTCAAACCCTTAAGTGTGTGGGGGTATTATCAGTCATTTAAACCACTTTCTGATGTTGTCATACGCAAACCCTTCGGTttttgttgtaagaaaacttctGAGCCGTTACAGAGTGATTTGTCATCTGAGTCATTTGGCTTAAACCAGTTTCCCAGGCTCAGTGCTCTTAGGCTCTGCTGCAAACTCACTGTCCCCACCTACTGTTTTGGATGTTAAAATACATGCAAATAATACATGTAATAAGTCAAGGTAGTTGCATGCTAatcgctaaaaaaaaaatcctaatgtGATGAGGTGGGAGTTTGTCACAGAGCCATCAAAGATTTGTACAGGTCGAATCCCCTCAGTTGTgctacattcattttttttattattctttatttcaacatttaaatgctTTCTGGCATGAATTAAGTCATTGGCCTTTTTGTTACATTTAATATGTTCAGGAGTGCTTTGCCACATAACCACAACATCATAGTTTCATTCTGGCCTAGGACCTGTGTTACATGTCATactgccctctctctctcccttgttTCCTATGTGCCTCAACACTATGGACTGTCCAGTAAATCCTACATATATAAATCCTCTGCACTCTGAGGAAGAATGCCTGTCCcagatatttaaaatattacatTAATTTATACTTACTTGAATGCCATGGTATACTGACCAGAAGTAGATTTTACGGTTACTTAccagtaaactgttttttacTGTACTATTTTCATTACATGTTATTGTTTACCAGATTTGACTGTAACACGACTAATTCACTACATAAGTCATCctctgattaaaaaaattaaaataaaataaaacttttaaaaagagtCACCACACAAATGTAATGGAACGTTTAAACAGTAAGAGAGCATGGATGTAATTTAATGCTCACAAAGTCACACATGAATAACTAAGCACTTGGTCGTAATAGAGGTAAGTTtgcaccatggatgtatttagaAGGTTTGCGCAGGAAGGTCAACAGCTACCAGAGTAATACATTCTTATGTTTATTAATTaagaaagataaataaaatgagTCCTGCACAACATAGTttttaacaacagcagcagcagtatttTCTTAGTTTAAATAAGGAATGCTTATGGTAAGAGACAGCATCTTTAGCTGTGTGGAAATATGTTAGAAATGAGTCATAAGATGGACATCAAATAttattttccttctttctttccagACCAGACCACCTGAATGGACATATTAAACAGGTTCACACAACAGAGAGACCCCACAAGTGCCAGGTAACATTCAGGATCTATATATCAGAGTTAATATATTATGAAAAGGCATAGCTTGTGGGTTAACgtgttaatttctgtttttCAGATTTGTAACGCATCTTTTGCTACAAGAGATCGCCTCCGGTCACAC
Encoded proteins:
- the patz1 gene encoding POZ-, AT hook-, and zinc finger-containing protein 1 isoform X3: MEKVAEPSWTSSYTYQVSKHSAEMLHNLNIQRKDGGRFCDVILRVGEESFPAHKAVLAACSEYFESVFSRQTEGDAKELEMHTISPKVFKDVLDFAYTSRIVVRLECFPELMTAAKFLLMRSVIEICQEVIKQSNVQILVPTSRGGEASLFQATGATELGFPVAQQDLVNGMTMLVNGQSFANNAQMHVDGSEATAVVLLEDGGESSMPMLEPVEGLSVSPSTEIPGNTFQHDAGSPGSKRNKGRPKKAVGVVEAVHFNHSTQKDNGLFPCGTCGKAFTEASRLKNHEAQHGAHTGGINNVGDSLSTAGGISLMSQPGLVENGVQLHGGLTLDNGRKRERTRRHVGCDICGKVFRDVYHLNRHKLSHSGEKPYACHVCGLRFKRKDRMSYHVRSHDGSVGKPYVCQSCGKGFSRPDHLNGHIKQVHTTERPHKCQICNASFATRDRLRSHLACHEDKIPCKVCGKFLRAAYMTDHLKKHSEGTHNYCGICNKGFSTASYLKVHIKTHHGSPLPPSATMHTFPEPRGELQMHNGTPYHMGRQCSVEDGQENTGKCPHLESEESDPSYGELSNGDELKSPHKPDGPELEMPSLACNGASAGALGSPEGSKAKADPEKKFTCGICGQAFRTKSYLNKHQHRVHKAQKAQGVSGSGLNELTPSLTSPFSPQQNMSLLESFGFQIVQSAFASSLVDAEAGQSGIDFGGK
- the patz1 gene encoding POZ-, AT hook-, and zinc finger-containing protein 1 isoform X1; translated protein: MEKVAEPSWTSSYTYQVSKHSAEMLHNLNIQRKDGGRFCDVILRVGEESFPAHKAVLAACSEYFESVFSRQTEGDAKELEMHTISPKVFKDVLDFAYTSRIVVRLECFPELMTAAKFLLMRSVIEICQEVIKQSNVQILVPTSRGGEASLFQATGATELGFPVAQQDLVNGMTMLVNGQSFANNAQMHVDGSEATAVVLLEDGGESSMPMLEPVEGLSVSPSTEIPGNTFQHDAGSPGSKRNKGRPKKAVGVVEAVHFNHSTQKDNGLFPCGTCGKAFTEASRLKNHEAQHGAHTGGINNVGDSLSTAGGISLMSQPGLVENGVQLHGGLTLDNGRKRERTRRHVGCDICGKVFRDVYHLNRHKLSHSGEKPYACHVCGLRFKRKDRMSYHVRSHDGSVGKPYVCQSCGKGFSRPDHLNGHIKQVHTTERPHKCQICNASFATRDRLRSHLACHEDKIPCKVCGKFLRAAYMTDHLKKHSEGTHNYCGICNKGFSTASYLKVHIKTHHGSPLPPSATMHTFPEPRGELQMHNGTPYHMGRQCSVEDLCASHQLLLTSSEAEGRFHGLSGHPVLPQPGPPALGLQPELLMGKAGGAPYFWDCRSGGVPGFPVHGPAADGQENTGKCPHLESEESDPSYGELSNGDELKSPHKPDGPELEMPSLACNGASAGALGSPEGSKAKADPEKKFTCGICGQAFRTKSYLNKHQHRVHKAQKAQGVSGSGLNELTPSLTSPFSPQQNMSLLESFGFQIVQSAFASSLVDAEAGQSGIDFGGK
- the patz1 gene encoding POZ-, AT hook-, and zinc finger-containing protein 1 isoform X2 gives rise to the protein MEKVAEPSWTSSYTYQVSKHSAEMLHNLNIQRKDGGRFCDVILRVGEESFPAHKAVLAACSEYFESVFSRQTEGDAKELEMHTISPKVFKDVLDFAYTSRIVVRLECFPELMTAAKFLLMRSVIEICQEVIKQSNVQILVPTSRGGEASLFQATGATELGFPVAQQDLVNGMTMLVNGQSFANNAQMHVDGSEATAVVLLEDGGESSMPMLEPVEGLSVSPSTEIPGNTFQHDAGSPGSKRNKGRPKKAVGVVEAVHFNHSTQKDNGLFPCGTCGKAFTEASRLKNHEAQHGAHTGGINNVGDSLSTAGGISLMSQPGLVENGVQLHGGLTLDNGRKRERTRRHVGCDICGKVFRDVYHLNRHKLSHSGEKPYACHVCGLRFKRKDRMSYHVRSHDGSVGKPYVCQSCGKGFSRPDHLNGHIKQVHTTERPHKCQICNASFATRDRLRSHLACHEDKIPCKVCGKFLRAAYMTDHLKKHSEGTHNYCGICNKDLCASHQLLLTSSEAEGRFHGLSGHPVLPQPGPPALGLQPELLMGKAGGAPYFWDCRSGGVPGFPVHGPAADGQENTGKCPHLESEESDPSYGELSNGDELKSPHKPDGPELEMPSLACNGASAGALGSPEGSKAKADPEKKFTCGICGQAFRTKSYLNKHQHRVHKAQKAQGVSGSGLNELTPSLTSPFSPQQNMSLLESFGFQIVQSAFASSLVDAEAGQSGIDFGGK
- the patz1 gene encoding POZ-, AT hook-, and zinc finger-containing protein 1 isoform X4, translated to MEKVAEPSWTSSYTYQVSKHSAEMLHNLNIQRKDGGRFCDVILRVGEESFPAHKAVLAACSEYFESVFSRQTEGDAKELEMHTISPKVFKDVLDFAYTSRIVVRLECFPELMTAAKFLLMRSVIEICQEVIKQSNVQILVPTSRGGEASLFQATGATELGFPVAQQDLVNGMTMLVNGQSFANNAQMHVDGSEATAVVLLEDGGESSMPMLEPVEGLSVSPSTEIPGNTFQHDAGSPGSKRNKGRPKKAVGVVEAVHFNHSTQKDNGLFPCGTCGKAFTEASRLKNHEAQHGAHTGGINNVGDSLSTAGGISLMSQPGLVENGVQLHGGLTLDNGRKRERTRRHVGCDICGKVFRDVYHLNRHKLSHSGEKPYACHVCGLRFKRKDRMSYHVRSHDGSVGKPYVCQSCGKGFSRPDHLNGHIKQVHTTERPHKCQICNASFATRDRLRSHLACHEDKIPCKVCGKFLRAAYMTDHLKKHSEGTHNYCGICNKDGQENTGKCPHLESEESDPSYGELSNGDELKSPHKPDGPELEMPSLACNGASAGALGSPEGSKAKADPEKKFTCGICGQAFRTKSYLNKHQHRVHKAQKAQGVSGSGLNELTPSLTSPFSPQQNMSLLESFGFQIVQSAFASSLVDAEAGQSGIDFGGK